TGATTTAGTCTTCACATATCTATGAAAAAAAAGTTACACTATCTATCGAtgggaaattgaaatttccAACAAAGGTTGACTAATCAAATTGCCACGacccaaattttatatttagtCAATAGAGGATAATAGCTTTAAGAGCGATCTCACATTGTTATAAGAAAATATGTCAGATAAAATTGTGgtggattattttttttttctctggacTGATTAAACAAAGCGtgaatttgcaatttttaatgGGCTActgaaaattctcaaatcatTACATGTTAATTTCATTTACAGAATTTCAAGTAAAAAGAATTGGTAACCAAAGGGCAATTGCCAGAAACTGTTTCTAAGCGTTTCTATGTACCATGCGGCTAATATCTTTCCATACAACACGTTATTACTGGATTTCGTATGCACATTACTCCAATAATTAATACCCAATTTTCTTATGATACATTATattagattaggaaattccaaataaaattcTGAGTTAGATTTATTGGCCATTATATCACGTTACATGCAAGTCAATAACTTATGCATATTGTTTATAGATTGTTCTAGCAACATTAATATTAGATCAAGTGAGATAATAGATCTTTTTGTTCGACTAATGTTGCTATAAGCTTTGCGCAGATTACGTCTAGTCACGCAAACTATGTGTGGCCGCAAGAAGCATCCCATTTAAGCATCACCAGAAAAAGGGACATCGTTCCAGGGTGAAGAGCTCGAAAGTTTCGAACTTGAtaagcagaaacaattccctgaACAATCAGCTTAAGCATGAGAATTTATGAGCAAGGACTAGACCCATACACGATTGGAATTCAACTGGGCCATGACCTTATTGCAGGCTGCAGGAGGCCAGAGGGCGATTGAACAATGGACAGACTTGGACCAAATGCCCTGTAACATGTTGATAAAGAAGAAACATGGCATGGAGCAGGAGTGAAAGagatcgtcatcatcttcaaaaTTGCACGACACTACTTTTTTTGCTTAGACTCTTACGGACAATTGAAAGAGCCAACCAAATTCGCAGAAAAAGAACAGACATCATCATCTTAGGACTAACATGACATCAAAACTACAGTTGCCCCCCAGGCTAAAGTAGGTGAATTATATATAGCAACACCACCAAAGAGACACAACTGTATCTACAAGCAAACCACAAACTCCTCCCCTCACATCACTTTGAAGCAATTTGAAATGACTCATATTGTGATTTGACacttttttgttcaattataGAAGCTTGAGAGATAGACTGATACTGATCTTTGCATCTTAAAGCTTCACTTGTCTATTGAAAATCCAGCTGAATGGGATAGTGGGTCGTTCCTTCACCCTTCCCTGAGCTCTCTCCTCCAGCCTTCTAATTCTTGGCGGAAGCCCGCAAACATATTCCTGAGCTTTCCTTCCTTCACCTGAAAGTCCAGTGAGATTCTCCACCTTCCACCTTCCCACCAGAAACTCCAAGATGTCAGCATAGTCCTTGGCTGTGTACACACCAAGTCGTTGAGCAACGGCCGAGAAATTGTCAAAAAGGTTGTCATCCTGACCATCATACATCAAATGAGCCGGCATAGAGATTTTCTTCCTCATCATGTCAGCAAATGCTAAGACAGTGCCATCTGGGTCGATCTCAAAGAGCTTCTCCACGATCTTGGTGTAGGCCATTTCATGGCGCTTCTCATCCGATGCAATTGTGCCACAAATTTGAGCCAATTTCAAGTCCCCATGCTCCTTGGCATGCCTGGCAGTGTTTCCATGAGAAATGAATGTCGCTCTTTCTTGGAATGAAGTGTAAATAAAGCCAAGGTAGGGGCTGTTCTCCGTCCGAGGATCCTAGTAGAAGATACAAACGGAATATAGGCCCGGTCAGTAGAATAAGATGTCGAAAGCAAACATGATATGTAGTATCGGCATATCTAATAGCATCTTCAACAACTAGTTCTAATGTAGGAATAAGAAGATGAAATCAAAGTTTGAAAGCAGAGACAGACAGAACTTAAAACTGAAGGTCACAGATTAAATATTGCACCAGAGGGAGGAGAAGCAAATAGTTCAGAGGAATCAGAATATTCAATTGAATGCTTCTCAACTTAGGTGGACCTATCTTTGGCTGTATCCTATGATCATCGATAACTGCAGTGGACTTACTGTCTTTTTTAACTGCTAAGGTTTGGCATGCATGTGAGTATGATTTTGTGCTGTGGGCATGTATATCAATTGGGATATAGCTCTATGAACTCACCATCCCTGACCCGATCAGATACTgaattgttttttcaatttgcCTCATGTCCACTCTTCCAGATAAGTACAAGTACTTGTTCAGGAGGTCACCATGTCTGTTCTCCTCTGCAGTCCATGCCCTTGTCCAAATGGCCCAAGATGTTGGGCTTGCACCCGTCTCATCTCGAACTCCATCCAAGGTGTTAAGCATCGTCTGATAAGTAGGGAGAGCTTCTTCTGTTATCATGTCTCCAACCAAAACAACAAAGTAATCATCAGGAATTTCCTTAGCCCTCTCCCTCAGTTCCCTAACTTGGTCTTCAAATCCGTCAGAGGCAGGATCTGGCAGAAAATCCTGCGGTTGCCAACACTTCTCGACAGGCTTCAAGTGAACTAATATGTTCTTCTCAGCCCAATCCTCCATAGATTTGAATATTTCAATCTTTTGGGGAGGCATGGAGTGGGTTACTTGGACATGCACCTCCCGAGGGGGCATAAAAACCTTCTTGACACTCTCAACCTCCCTGCATCAAGCATAAAAAGAGGAGCTGATCATCGATATTTCATTAAAAGTAGGAAAACATGGATGTCAGATCTAGTTAACAATGTCGAATATAAGATGCTTTTCACTCAgtcaaatgatagaaaaaaGATTGTGGGCTCACATGGACATCTCAAGTGAAACGCAGGAACATAGGATGGTTAATGTAAAACATGTTCTGATATGAATACTAAATGCAGGAACGCAACCTCGACAAGGACACTGATCAAAGTACTTTAAATTAACTACTTTGGTTCACATTAATTCCCTATTGAAATTATTTGCAAATGTATACTCACTGATCCCATGATATGCTTTTCCATAATGCCAATTTCAATGCACCGACCATTTTGTGAAAACAACAAAAGCCATGCTGGACCAAACAATTTTCTAGGAGTGTTATGACTCATAGAATGCAAAGGGTGTGATTTACTAAAAAAGGAGGCAGGTTTTCATCGAGAGATTCTTTGACTCCTtccaaaaacttaaaaaagtcTCCCGTCCACCTTCATAGCCCTCTCAACTGTCTTCTACTATATGTCGGTCTACTTGGGTGTCAAAAGATCGAGCTGATTCATTTCATCAACGTAAATATGAAGCAAAAGGAGTGGAAGTTGCTAAGACATTTTATGTTAAAGTTTAATATTGGGATTGCAAGTCTATAGCCTCTAGCCTCCTCCTAAATTGTTTATGTGAAAATAATCGAGCAAAACAATGTTGAAACTTCCAAAGTTAAcacatttatttgaaaattttgtaagaTCTTCCAATCCTTGATCCGATCCGACAATATGACCCTTAAAGACCTCCCTACAATACTACAGAGGATCCTGAACCTGACACCTTTGGTTGCAATGCCATGAAGAGTTAAATTTCAGACAAGTTATCATAGATCAAGCTAAGTTGCACCTGCAATATTAAACTTATGGTCACAAAAGACAGGAAGCTAGCTCACTTTAACAAGGAATGTGGGACAGGACTACACCAGAGTAGCTTACTGATAACTACCAAACCAAGAAAAAGGACAAACGGGCACATGACAGCGAAAGATATTTAAACTTATGGTCCCAAAGCATAGGAGCACACAAGCATGACCCACGGCTACAAGTCACTCCCAAGTCAAAGAACCACCACCTAAGGCCCAAAATATGGAAGAAGCTGAAAGAAACCCAAGACTCCTTGCATTAAATACCAAACTCCATCAACTACTTCGTCGATGTTTACGGGAGAATCGAGAATTGGACAacaggaggaaaagaaaaacatcggGAACATAAGGAACCATCTAGATGAGAAAAAGATACTCTGAAAATCCACATTGGGTCAagcccagaaaagaaaaaaaaaagaagggcaccccaaaagttcaagaaaatcCTATCAAACCCCAAGATCCACTCCACCTGTGGAAAAATACGTGACCGTACAATAATCAATATTCGATGTTTGACAGTATAACTTAGTTCCCTCGACACTGTGCAGAAAGGACGGAGGGTAGGCAAAGAAACGCAAAAGTCGCACGAGAACTGAATGGGACCAGCAAAGAATTTAATAACTCCACCATCATGGAACAGACTTTCAGGAAAATACAGGACTTGACTCTGCTTTGGCGACGCAATTATTGCGATGCGGAGCGCGTTATTACAGCCGAGCAGCAAAAACtaataaagaaaagaggaaaaaagaaattgtgccACCCTGCAATGAATAACCAACCATCCACCTTGTCCACCAGGCAGGCTTCAACAGAACCACGCATGAGCTACAAAGAACAGTACTTTGAAACCTGGTCAtcgggtgcgcatgacaaatcGACTCCGACCGTGgaattaaatatatatgtattaaataatgataattcAGGTGGTACTTTCcttcttaaaaggaaaaaacggAAAATTCTTGCGTGGTTGAGCGTGGGGGAGAAATACAAAGtaacaaaaaatgcaatcttcgATGATAATTCAGGTGGTACTTTccttttaaaaaggaaaaacgaaaaattCTTGCGTGGTTGAGCGTGGGGCAGAAATACAAAGTAACAAAAATGCAGTCTACAATGAAGAGACAACGACAAAATTGCAACTCCGCACTTGAAAAAGAgagatctttatttgaaaatccACCACCAAATCGATAGACCTTGCGCAATAAATTCATTGTAGCCCTCCATTTGTTCATGCAAATCACCCCCATCGAATCGACACAGCATACCGAATCGAACTACTTGCAATAAAAATGACTACGAAAAGCTTACGTATCAGTATGAAATTAAGACAGACAGCCCAGAAGCTCTTCTATGCTTGCTGCTAATTGTTTCTTCTCCATTTCAACTCGCAAAGGAACCAGCTTCGTAAGTAAATTAAAGGGAAACATTAGCTGAGAATCATTGCACAATTTTGCAGACAAGAAAACCTATCGGCAAACAATCAAAAACTCGAGACGGAGAAACTCGATTCATTCAATCATGCAACGATTCGACCCTCCATGCTCCGGAACCACAAATTCCGTCGCGTTCATCCATTCATTCACCAGGcgaaagccaaaaagaaaaaaaaaaaaaaacagaaactaTCGACCACTTCGAGACGGGGAAGGAACGAAACAGCACAGGAGCAAAGACAAAACGCGTGCGAAAATGCAAGAGCCCAAAAAGATGACACGCTCAATCACTGGAGGGACCGACCCCGGCGAATGAAGCGAAGATCCATCGATTGGAAGGCAATGGGGGGGAGGGGGCGTACTTGGTGGAGGCGCTCCCGGAGCGGAGGGTGGAGGCCATGAGGAAGGAGGGAGATCTGAGGCTGCGGTTGGCCATTGGGGGCAGCGCGAAGGAGGGCGACTTCATCATCATGGGCTCGGAGGCGAGGAAGGGATTCAGCTTCAGCGCCATTCTCCAAGAGACTGGATTCTCAAAGAgattgatcctctctctctctcttctctctctctctctctctctgtgtctcgtCGTGTCCGACTGTGCGCGAGAATGATTTTCCTCCACAAGAAGATGTTGAAGGAAAGCCTTTTCGCAGGGCGTTTTATAGCTGCGTCGGAGACgcacagaaagagagagacaaggAGAGTGTTGCGTTTTGCGTCTCCGGAAATTGCCGATATTACGATATTGCCCGCGCAATTactttgtttattcatttttgggGAAATTCGATTTTCATCACCCCCTTCTCCTCGGAATCTTCGCCCGTTGCGCGATATTCTTCCTACTGAACTTCCAATTTATTACATCTGTCGTGTCGAGCCGCCCCACTATTTTCCGTTTCTACGTGCCTAGCCTGATATGTGCGCTAAAGGACAAATTTGTAATTCACTATGGTGAGTCAATCGAAATCACTTATCCAACCAAAATccatacaataaaaaaaaaattaaaaaaaaatgcataataattacttatatatAAGAGTGTACAAAAGAATTAGAAACTGCCTGTACTctattttaattgttaagtCTTAAATTGTCatatcaaaatcttaatttcctcTGTCTCTTTCCATCTCTCACTTCACTCATCTagcctccttctctctttctctcgctctTGGTGGCCTTTGACCTCCTCAATCCCTCACTTGCTCTTACTCTAGATCATTTTCGACCTTGTCGGTCCCTCTGTCACTCTCACTCTCGATCGCCTTTGGCCTCTGACCTCATTGGTCCCTCTGTCACTCTCGCTCTCGATCGCCTTTGGCCTCTGACCTCATCGCTCTCTCTCAAGTCTAATGCATTTTTCTAAAATGGGGATATTTCAACCAATTCTATGGATCAATCCAAGAACCAAGTGGGTCCTTGGAACTAACATATGGCTTTTGGAATTGGTTTTTAATTCTAGGGTGGAAATCGCCTACCCAAGAATCGATCatctttattaatttatatattaataaGGGTAAATGACAAGAGCATCCCTAAAATTTGacttaatatgcaatgtggtATTTGAACTTTAGTTCAACGGACAATGTtaaccttaaatttttaatttgttcaatataatctttaaactttttgtacatgttcaatttagtccatagGTTGTATTGAAATGTTCAATATTTAGAAATAACATTGCAAATTCCACAtttaacatatttaaatttcaagagCTACATTATAACTCTAATCAAAATTCAGAGGCCATTCAATATCATTATCCTTATTAAAATAACTATGAAACCAAGGTTaacctcaaaatagaaaaagatttttcaaatttattaaatcatCCAACATGCACACTTTAGCTTCTTAAATCCATATAATTTGTTCACaattttccattcaaattttggaagaaaatttaaaatagtaCATTGTTATTCCGAACCTTTTTTCAAgtatccattttcttttctgtcgTGATTTGCCAACTAGCCATGAGCCAACGCATGTACGGCAAGAGGGGTTTTGAAGTTATAACATTTGGAGGTGGTCGAGCATTAGAGATTCACCATATAGCTCCCAATTTTCCttggaaaatcaattgatgtgaattttaTATTGAACTTGAGCGACATGGATTTTTTGACACTAAGAATCGTCATATTACGCATTTTGCAAAAATCTAACATATATTCGCATGGATCGAGTCCCCAGAAACCGAAATTGAAATGATATTTGCACACAGGAGCTATttattttagagagagagagagagagagagagagaaagggggtaGGTCTCTATTTATGTGTTATTTGACCAACCTTTTTACCCTGTCCGTGTAAGATGGAGGCCTCAACCTCTACCAGATCAGTTGGGTTCCGATGAATGATGGTGaagaaaagtaaaggaaaatatatttataaaatatttccattttcaGACAATGCAAAAGAGGAAGGAAATGACACGCATCCGATGAGAAACAAGAGAGAATAGGTGTTTCTTGGGACCATgtcatttccttctttaattcaCGGCAAACCTTAGTTACCAATCTTTCCATTCTTTTGTAGCTTCCTTGATTGTGTCGAATAACTCAAACCCACTCAATTTTAGATGGACCCTTTGCTTTTCTTCCATATTTAACTGGTGATCTACTTTGGCACATATggttattttctctctttcctgtTAAGTGGTGCGCGGAAAACTCCCATGCCTCCATTTGCTACCTATCGCAACCACCGCCAATCGCTCCTCCCACCCATCAATCGACGCTGCTATCTCTTCCGACGTCAAAGCCGGACTGAagacaaataaagtaatttAGCAGATAAAGCTGGAGCCTGCTTGTTTATACAAGACAAATAAAGTAATTGTTTTTCCATCgacatttaaaatattattaatatattaaaaagtttataaaaaaCTTATATGTGAATCTATGTGTCGTTATTTAAATGTCATGaaagttttggaaatttcaattttttttttttttaaagttagaGTATGTGAGttgcaagatttagattaagaaaagagaaaaaaataaaagccatTCCTAGCATGTGCTTACATTTTGTGACATAATACGAggtattcatttattttaactTCGACTAGGTCTTGCTCATCACCGTCCCATCCACTTGCAATTAGTAACACCACCCCCCGGCAACACACATGGGTGACAAGTTCCTAAGATTAGTTGAGTCGAAGGCTCTATGATTTCAACTAGGGATCGGTCATACTATAATCAAGCGTTTGATCACTTGGATAAAATCACAAGGTACCTCATGAAACTGACTGAAGGACGGCTTCATTTTCGATATGCCTTGTCGATGATAGTGAGAACACAAACACGACAAGAACATTAAGAAGTCCGATGATGTTAGTATTTTAATTCCCCAATGCAAGCTACGCATGCATGGTGCATGCCTTTGTACTTCAACAGATCCCTCGATCCATAATTGCCTTCCTCCCGTATAAATGAGACCGCTCGCGAACGGCACTTTGTACGCATTTGGTATTACCCTAAGAGAAAAGTACAAATAAATCACTATAAAGGTTAGGACAAATGCTTCGAAGATGCTCTCGCCCTTTGAGACAGACAAATCTATCCCTTTGTTATGAGTCAACCAGCATCATATGCAGTGTTTCTGCGTACATAGCACATggtttcaatttgaaaaaatcatCCTTACCTTGTGCCCCGTTACCACTTACCCTCGTCCACTTTTTAAAATGCCACTTACCATCCTCCAATAATATCTCATTGCTAAAAAGACCAAATTCCTAATTCTCAAAATTTCCGACAAAACCACATATCCCTCGCCCGCGAACCCCCACTTTTGGCTGCCTCCGTCACCATTTATACAGTCAGCACGCCGCAAGGAGGCTTCAGCGATGGTTGATGGCGGCAACCGAGTTCACGGTGGTTACATTTCGGTTTTGTGTGAATAGGAAATTTAGAATTTGGATGGggctatttatatatatatatgtgtgtgtgtgtgtgtgtgtgtgtgtgtgtgtgtgtgtgtaaataATGCAATAGCGATGATGCAAAGTGGTCTCCAATGGCAAAATATTAATTGGTGTTTCTAAGAATAAAGGAGGGTAAGTGGTAAAGGAATGAAATTTGTGGATGGTTTTGGGTATTTTTCCTTGTTACAGTCTTATGCAAGTGACCCCGAATTAAAAAAACTCCCTAAAGCAGTGCAGACTTCCTTCCATCTTGGCTAACCACTCTAAGGAATGTAATGACACTAATGGTACATATTGATTAGGCCATTTGTTGAATATATTTTTACCTGCAATATGTACATAAATATCTCAAGTCTTATCtcacttttaattgttttatttggCCGTCGTTTTCATATTACTTGAATTATATTATTCACTTTGCTTAAAAGAGAAGAGATAAAaatggccaaagaaaaa
This region of Eucalyptus grandis isolate ANBG69807.140 chromosome 8, ASM1654582v1, whole genome shotgun sequence genomic DNA includes:
- the LOC104456206 gene encoding stearoyl-[acyl-carrier-protein] 9-desaturase, chloroplastic, coding for MALKLNPFLASEPMMMKSPSFALPPMANRSLRSPSFLMASTLRSGSASTKEVESVKKVFMPPREVHVQVTHSMPPQKIEIFKSMEDWAEKNILVHLKPVEKCWQPQDFLPDPASDGFEDQVRELRERAKEIPDDYFVVLVGDMITEEALPTYQTMLNTLDGVRDETGASPTSWAIWTRAWTAEENRHGDLLNKYLYLSGRVDMRQIEKTIQYLIGSGMDPRTENSPYLGFIYTSFQERATFISHGNTARHAKEHGDLKLAQICGTIASDEKRHEMAYTKIVEKLFEIDPDGTVLAFADMMRKKISMPAHLMYDGQDDNLFDNFSAVAQRLGVYTAKDYADILEFLVGRWKVENLTGLSGEGRKAQEYVCGLPPRIRRLEERAQGRVKERPTIPFSWIFNRQVKL